One Streptomonospora salina genomic window, GGCGCGCCTCGGTGGAGACGCGCCAATGCTCGACCAGCAGCTCGCCGTCGAAGAGACCGAGAACCGTGTGCGAGTTGCCGACGTCGATCGCAAGGAGCATCTAAGGCCTCTCCTGGTGGATTGTGCAGGATCTCAGCGAATGTCCCGGAGATCGAGCGCGATGTCCAGCGCTGGGCTGGAATGGGTCAGCGCCCCTACCGCCAGATAGTCGACTCCCGTCGCGGCGACCTCCGCGGCGTCGGCGAACCGCAGTCCGCCGCTGGACTCCAGCCGCGCGCGCCCGGCCACCAGGGCCACGGCCGCGCGCAGCTCGCCGACCGTGAAGTTGTCCAGCAGGATCTCCTCGGCGCCCGCGGACAGGGCCGGCTCGATCTGGTCGATCCGGTCGACCTCGACCTCCAGGGGGACGCCGGGGAACGCGCTGCGCACCGCGCGCACGGCCGCGGCCACGCCGCCGGCGGCCACCACGTGGTTGTCCTTGATCAGCGCCGCGTCCGCCAGACCGAAGCGGTGGTTGACACCGCCGCCGCAACGCACCGCGTACTTCTCCAGCGCGCGCAGGCCCGGGTGCGTCTTGCGGCTGTCGCGGACCCGCGCCCGCGTGCCCGCCGCCGCCTCGACCCACCGGGCCGTCGCCGTCGCGATCCCCGACAGGTGGGTGAGGATGTTCAGCGCCGTGCGCTCGGCGGTGAGCAGGTCGCGCGTGCGGGCGGTCACGCTCATCAGCACGTCGCCGCGAGCCGCTGCGCCGCCGTCGGCGACGTGGCGCTCGACCTCCATGAGGCCGCCGGTGACCTCGGCGAAAACGAGCTCGGCCACCGCCAGCCCGGCCGGTACCCCATCGGCGCGCGCCACCACGTCGGCGGTGCGGATCTGGGTGGCCGGGATGGTGGCGGCGGTCGTGACATCGGCGCCGCGACCCCCGGACCCCCCGGGCAGGCTCAGGTCCTCGTCCAAGGCCGCGCGCACGCTCCGCAGCACACCTGCGGCGCCTCCGCCGCTGTGGCCACCGGAGCGGGCGAGCGCCGCCAGCTCGGCGCCGAGCGGACCCTCCAGCGGCGCCGACGCGACCGGCGCCTGCCCACGGGGCCCGTCGATCCCGACCCGGACGTTGATCCGGGCCGGGACCGGGGCCGCCGGTCCGTGCTCGGCGGCGCGGTCGTCGGCGCGGACCCGCAGCAGGGCCGCGCCGAGCAGCGTCGCGGCCACCGTGAACAGGTTCGTCGCCTCCCAGGAGGCCGTCCCGGGTTCGGCGGTGTCGTTGGCGGGGTCCGCGGCCACCGCGGCGAGCTCGCCGAGCGCAGCGCGCAGCCCCTCCTCGTCGCGCACCACGCCCGCATAGCGCGACATCACGGCGCGGATCCGGGACGCGTTCTCGGGGGCGACCAAGCCGCCCCGGCCTTCGGGCTCCGCCGCCGCAGGCAGCGGATCCGCGGCCGCCGCGGCGGTGCGCTCGGCCACGTCCCCGGCCGCGCGGTGGGCGAAGACCACGCTTTCCAGCAGCGAGTTCGAGGCCAGCCGGTTGGCGCCGTGGACGCCCGTGCGGGCGACCTCGC contains:
- a CDS encoding L-aspartate oxidase, with amino-acid sequence MSETLPEPPRRLTAPEPGWTASADAVVVGSGIAGLSTALRYTEVSPRGRVVLVTKDLLSTGSTRWAQGGIAAVTDPSDAPLSHMVDTVVAGRELCDPQAVRTLVTVGPEALRWLVEHGTAFDRTDDGRLALTREGGHRARRIAHAGGDATGAEIERALIHAVTADPRIEVIEHAFAPDLLTARPAGPGAEPSAAGVTVHVIGEGERGGVGRVRARAVVLATGGIGQVFASTTNPEVSTGDGLALGLRAGAAAEDLEFVQFHPTVLWLGAQARGQQPLISEAVRGEGAFLLDTDGERFMADLHESADLAPRDVVARGAAEAMARTGADHVLLDARHFGARMWEERFPTILAACRKHGVDPVTDLIPVAPAAHYASGGLRTDLRGRTGVSGLYAVGEVARTGVHGANRLASNSLLESVVFAHRAAGDVAERTAAAAADPLPAAAEPEGRGGLVAPENASRIRAVMSRYAGVVRDEEGLRAALGELAAVAADPANDTAEPGTASWEATNLFTVAATLLGAALLRVRADDRAAEHGPAAPVPARINVRVGIDGPRGQAPVASAPLEGPLGAELAALARSGGHSGGGAAGVLRSVRAALDEDLSLPGGSGGRGADVTTAATIPATQIRTADVVARADGVPAGLAVAELVFAEVTGGLMEVERHVADGGAAARGDVLMSVTARTRDLLTAERTALNILTHLSGIATATARWVEAAAGTRARVRDSRKTHPGLRALEKYAVRCGGGVNHRFGLADAALIKDNHVVAAGGVAAAVRAVRSAFPGVPLEVEVDRIDQIEPALSAGAEEILLDNFTVGELRAAVALVAGRARLESSGGLRFADAAEVAATGVDYLAVGALTHSSPALDIALDLRDIR